The following DNA comes from Pseudomonas sp. MYb118.
GCACTGCGCGAGGTCAACGACATCGCCCGCTGGAAAGCTTCGACCAACGGCGGCGGCAACACCACATACGCCAGCCCCGTCGCCGGAAACAGCAGCTTGCTGAAGGTGCCGGTCATGATCACGTGGCTGTCAGCCTGGGGCATGCTTTTCAGCGCCGGGATCGGCTTGGCGATGAAGCGATACTCGCTGTCGTAGTCATCCTCGAACAGGTAGGCGCCGGCTTCCCTGGCCCAGCTCAACAGCATGAGGCGCCGTTCCGCGGACAAGGCCACGCCCATCGGAGCCTGGCGACAAGGCGTGACGTACGCCAGCCGGGCGTGGGCCGCGAGGCGGATGCCTTCGCTGACGTCCATGCCGGAGCCATCGACGGGCACATCGACGATATTTGCACCGACGCCCTGCATGATTTGCCGGGCACCGGGGTATCCCGGGTTTTCCATCCACACGCTATCGCCTGGGTTGATGATCAGCCGCAGGCAGATATCCAGCGCCTGCTGCACGCTGCTGACGATGACAATGTTGTCGGCAGAGGTGGCGACGCCTCGCGCAATCGCCAGGTGCTCGACGATGGCCTGACGCAACGCCAGCAGCCCCTGTGCCGGACGACTCGACAGCACAGGCGGCAGCACCGAACCCAGGTGGCGCATGTGCAGACGCCGCCAGGTATCGACCGGAAACTGCGCGACATCACACACATGGGGTGAAAAGGGCAGCTTTACCGTGGATGCCGAATTGGGAAAGGCCGGCTCCTGTTCGATGAGGTCGGTTGCCCAGCGCGTGAGCGGGATCGTGGAATCCGTCGAGGGCGGCGGGCTGTCTGGCGCCAGCGCAGTGGCCTTGACCAGTTGATCATCGGGCAACGTCAGGCTGACCTTGGTGCCGCTGCCTTGCGCGGTCACCAGATAACCTTCGGACAGCAATTGAGCATAGGCCGCTTGCACCGTACCCCGGGCCAGACCATATTGCGCGGCGAGAAAGCGCGTGCTGGGAAGCACGTAGTTGCGGGCCAGGCGGCCGTCGAGAATATCCTGGCGCAAGGTTCGGTACAGCCAGTCCTGCAGGGTTTCGTCAGGTTTACGGGCGGCGAGTGTCAGGGACCAGGTGACGGGCGCGCTGGCGGATTTCTTCAAGGGTGGTACTCGCAGGTGGATCAATCAGATAGTACGGAAATGGATCAATACTTTGGTCCAGTTCAGATCAAGAATAAAGCCTCTTCCAGCGCTTGAGGCTAAAAACATGCAGCAGTCCATCACCGGCTTTGATGGCGTCGACGGCGTCAGAGAGTTTTCCAGCGACGCAGCGATTCTGGCGGCCTTCAGCCTGATCCGGCAACTGCGACCACGCTTGACCAGCGCCGAGCTGTGGCTCAGTGCATTCAAGCGCCAGGCCAGCAGCGGTTACCGCGTGTTGCTGATCGTCAGTAACAACACGCCCACGGCGCTGGCAGGCTTTCGGCTCCAGGAAAACCTGATTCACGGCAAATTCCTGTACGTCGACGACCTGGTCACCGATGCCACGACTCGCAGCGCCGGGTTGGGCAGGCAATTGATGGACGCGCTGATGCAAGTGGCGAGGGATTGCGGGTGCGATCACCTGGTGCTCGACACCGGTCTTGCCAACCATGACGCGCAACGCTTTTACACACGCTGTGGCATGACCAACCTGGCCACGCGCTTTGTCAAATCAGTAGGGGACCAGCAATGAACGCTTCCGGATACCTGTTGCATGTCGCGGCCAGCCCGAATGCCGAACAGTCGACCAGCACCGCCCTGGGGCGCCTGCTGACTGAGCAGCTCGCGCACAAAATGCGCAACGTCGCGGTGGTCGAGCGCGATATCGGGACCCACGCGCCGCCGGTGCCCAGCCGTCAGTTCGCGGCGGATAACCTGCTGCCGCTGGAGCAGCGCTCGGACAACCTAGAATCGGAAATACTCATCGAAGAACTGGAGGCGGCCAAGGCGCTCGTCATCTCCACGCCCATGCATAACTTTGGTGTGCCGGCCGTGCTCAAGGCCTGGATTGATCAGATCCTGCGCCCGCAACGCACGTTTGCGCGCTCGAGCAAGGGCAAGCAAGGGCTGCTGGAGGATCGTCCGGTGTTCATCATCGTCACCTGTGGCGGCCCCGTGACCGGGCCTTACGCCCAGCAGGATTTCCTCACGCCTTATCTGGAATATGTTCTGCCAACCATCGGCCTGTCGAATATTCAGGTCATCCGGCTGGACAGCATGGTGCGCACGCCCGAGCACACTGCCTCGCAAATTGAACAGTGC
Coding sequences within:
- a CDS encoding GNAT family N-acetyltransferase, which gives rise to MQQSITGFDGVDGVREFSSDAAILAAFSLIRQLRPRLTSAELWLSAFKRQASSGYRVLLIVSNNTPTALAGFRLQENLIHGKFLYVDDLVTDATTRSAGLGRQLMDALMQVARDCGCDHLVLDTGLANHDAQRFYTRCGMTNLATRFVKSVGDQQ
- a CDS encoding PLP-dependent aminotransferase family protein, yielding MKKSASAPVTWSLTLAARKPDETLQDWLYRTLRQDILDGRLARNYVLPSTRFLAAQYGLARGTVQAAYAQLLSEGYLVTAQGSGTKVSLTLPDDQLVKATALAPDSPPPSTDSTIPLTRWATDLIEQEPAFPNSASTVKLPFSPHVCDVAQFPVDTWRRLHMRHLGSVLPPVLSSRPAQGLLALRQAIVEHLAIARGVATSADNIVIVSSVQQALDICLRLIINPGDSVWMENPGYPGARQIMQGVGANIVDVPVDGSGMDVSEGIRLAAHARLAYVTPCRQAPMGVALSAERRLMLLSWAREAGAYLFEDDYDSEYRFIAKPIPALKSMPQADSHVIMTGTFSKLLFPATGLAYVVLPPPLVEAFQRAMSLTSRSANGLAQAVLADFMSEGHFGRHIRRMRKVYAARARVFEDMARQHLHDFIEVPPILAGLDVATRLKSLSEAQALEVTRAANVGAFPLGRYGRGPQVSPGLVMGFAACTEEQITERMIAIAQQLKH
- a CDS encoding FMN-dependent NADH-azoreductase; this encodes MNASGYLLHVAASPNAEQSTSTALGRLLTEQLAHKMRNVAVVERDIGTHAPPVPSRQFAADNLLPLEQRSDNLESEILIEELEAAKALVISTPMHNFGVPAVLKAWIDQILRPQRTFARSSKGKQGLLEDRPVFIIVTCGGPVTGPYAQQDFLTPYLEYVLPTIGLSNIQVIRLDSMVRTPEHTASQIEQCKAWIAEQVANLCEVA